The following proteins are co-located in the [Pasteurella] mairii genome:
- a CDS encoding type III restriction-modification system EcoPI enzyme res, with protein MKLQFETLDYQQQAIQSVLNLFIGQPNSKADHFQLAQHCQFCPNVELATDLPLAENLAKQQNSQKIDRTLLRDHGLNFTVEMETGTGKTYVYLRTIFELNAKYGWQKFVIVVPSVAIREGVLHTLETTKAHFATLFDNVSVNPKFEYKSNQLSRLKQFAQNHHIEILVINIDAFAKDSNVINTINESGEAPISYIQQVRPIVVIDEPQNMETELRKKAIESLNPLFTLRYSATHKNVYHPIFSFNPVQAYEQGYVKQIEVDSVLAENEVNGAYIALKEIKTGAKSWSAKVEILFHDKKAMKKKVVSIKPNQDLFVLSNQNEMYRNGYLLSEMDFDAQKIEFANGVQVFVGADNSALKADLQKMQIRRTIAEHLQKEKKFRPLGVKVLSLFFIDKVDNYRNGGKFHQWFEEIYRELTGEFPDGVHNGYFSQDKKGVAKDTNGTTQADNDTYQLIMKDKERLLSLENPLRFIFSHSALREGWDNPNVFQICTLNDTASELKKRQEIGRGLRLPVNQQGVRLQDKSKNILTVIANESYEEFASKLQREIEEDCGVAFAKSNIKNKTERKAVRYRKDFSQHPVFQAIWERIKHKTTYRVAFDNEALIASAVEKIAKMQSVEATKISHTKVKLEINQEGIQTALRSVGSQHSQTAWAIPDVLNELQKKTGLTRVTIGKILQKSDRLPEIFVNPQRFIDLVAEKINLALQEMMADGVEYHRIAGKTYEMTLFEDFEFYPNGFTFEVQDQAKTIHEEYISLDSETENSFARDCEHSEQVEFYFKLPKKFKIPTPLGNYNPDWAVVFKGQHKIYFVAETKNTGKGIQAGVDENVLAQSEQLKIAYARKNFSYLRQNFDDLEYEVVQEIREITGKYRL; from the coding sequence ATGAAACTCCAATTTGAAACCTTAGATTATCAACAGCAAGCAATCCAATCGGTGCTGAATTTGTTTATTGGGCAACCAAATAGCAAAGCGGATCATTTCCAATTAGCCCAACATTGCCAATTTTGCCCCAACGTAGAATTGGCAACAGATTTGCCCTTGGCTGAAAATCTTGCTAAACAGCAAAATAGTCAAAAAATTGACCGCACTTTGTTGCGTGATCACGGTTTAAATTTTACCGTTGAAATGGAAACAGGCACGGGCAAGACCTACGTTTATTTGCGAACCATTTTTGAGCTAAATGCCAAATATGGTTGGCAAAAATTTGTGATTGTGGTGCCCAGTGTGGCAATTCGGGAGGGCGTGTTACATACATTGGAAACCACCAAAGCGCATTTTGCCACGCTGTTTGATAATGTTAGCGTGAACCCCAAATTTGAGTATAAAAGCAATCAACTTTCACGCTTAAAACAGTTTGCACAAAACCATCATATTGAAATTTTGGTGATCAATATCGACGCATTCGCTAAAGATAGCAACGTGATTAATACCATTAACGAAAGTGGTGAAGCGCCGATTTCCTATATTCAACAAGTGCGTCCAATCGTCGTTATTGACGAACCACAAAATATGGAAACCGAACTTCGCAAAAAGGCGATTGAGAGCCTTAATCCACTGTTTACCTTGCGTTATTCAGCCACCCATAAAAATGTTTACCACCCCATTTTTAGCTTCAACCCTGTGCAAGCCTATGAACAAGGTTATGTGAAACAGATCGAAGTGGATAGCGTGTTAGCAGAAAATGAGGTGAATGGGGCTTATATTGCGTTAAAGGAGATTAAAACAGGGGCAAAAAGTTGGTCAGCAAAGGTTGAGATTCTGTTTCATGATAAGAAAGCAATGAAGAAAAAAGTCGTTTCCATCAAGCCAAATCAAGATCTGTTTGTGCTTTCCAATCAAAATGAAATGTACCGCAATGGTTATTTGTTGAGCGAAATGGACTTTGACGCACAAAAGATTGAGTTTGCCAATGGTGTGCAAGTGTTTGTGGGAGCGGATAATTCAGCGTTGAAAGCGGATTTACAGAAAATGCAAATTCGCCGCACTATTGCGGAGCATTTGCAAAAAGAGAAGAAATTTCGACCGCTTGGTGTGAAAGTGCTGTCGCTGTTTTTCATTGATAAAGTGGACAACTACCGTAATGGTGGTAAGTTTCATCAATGGTTTGAAGAAATTTATCGTGAATTAACAGGGGAATTCCCGGATGGCGTACATAATGGCTACTTTTCGCAAGATAAAAAAGGTGTGGCGAAAGATACTAACGGTACCACGCAGGCAGACAACGATACTTATCAGCTGATTATGAAAGACAAAGAACGTTTGTTATCGTTGGAAAATCCGTTGCGTTTTATTTTCTCCCATTCTGCCTTGCGTGAAGGTTGGGATAATCCAAACGTGTTCCAAATTTGTACGCTAAATGACACCGCAAGTGAGCTGAAAAAACGACAAGAAATTGGGCGTGGGCTTCGTTTGCCGGTTAATCAGCAAGGTGTGCGCTTGCAAGATAAAAGCAAAAATATCTTGACCGTGATTGCCAATGAAAGCTACGAAGAATTTGCTTCAAAACTTCAGCGAGAAATTGAAGAAGATTGTGGCGTGGCTTTTGCGAAAAGTAATATTAAAAATAAAACAGAACGTAAAGCGGTGCGTTATCGCAAAGATTTTAGCCAACATCCTGTTTTCCAAGCTATTTGGGAGCGAATTAAACATAAAACTACCTATCGAGTGGCGTTTGATAATGAAGCCTTGATAGCAAGTGCGGTGGAAAAAATCGCTAAAATGCAAAGTGTGGAAGCCACGAAAATTTCGCATACCAAAGTGAAATTGGAGATCAACCAAGAGGGTATTCAAACCGCCTTGCGAAGCGTAGGCAGCCAGCATTCACAAACAGCGTGGGCAATTCCTGATGTGCTTAATGAATTGCAAAAGAAAACAGGGCTAACCCGAGTAACGATTGGTAAAATTTTGCAAAAATCAGACCGTTTGCCAGAGATTTTTGTTAATCCACAACGTTTTATCGACTTAGTAGCGGAGAAAATCAATCTTGCCTTACAAGAAATGATGGCGGACGGTGTGGAATATCACCGCATTGCAGGTAAAACTTATGAAATGACCTTATTTGAAGATTTCGAGTTTTACCCGAATGGTTTTACCTTTGAAGTGCAAGATCAAGCCAAAACCATTCACGAAGAATATATTTCGCTTGATTCAGAGACGGAAAACAGCTTTGCTCGAGATTGTGAACATAGCGAACAAGTGGAATTTTATTTCAAACTGCCGAAGAAATTTAAAATTCCAACTCCGTTGGGCAATTATAACCCCGATTGGGCAGTGGTGTTCAAAGGGCAACATAAAATCTACTTTGTCGCTGAAACGAAAAATACGGGCAAAGGCATTCAGGCAGGCGTGGATGAAAATGTGTTAGCACAATCAGAACAACTGAAAATTGCTTATGCACGTAAGAATTTTAGTTATCTCCGACAGAATTTTGATGATTTGGAATATGAGGTCGTACAAGAAATTAGAGAAATAACGGGTAAATATCGCCTGTAG
- a CDS encoding type III restriction-modification system EcoP15I, which translates to MEESVNFEQTQNIFIEGENLEVLKALQKSYFNSVKMIYIDPPYNTGSDFVYNDNFAQTQADYQTQTGEIGEDGLLKKAFRKNSKENGHYHSNWLNMMLPRLHLARNLLKDDGVIFISIDDNEQAQLKLLCDEVFGEENFVADVIWKKKYGIQNDAKFFSTNHDFVLVYAKSITEYRQNLLPRTEEQDKRYTNRDNDPRGAWKAGDLSVGRITEKDIYEITTPSGRKVLPSNGRSWVVSQEKFFELVADNRIWFGEKGDNVPSIKQFLSEVKQGRTSSTIWEYTEVGHTDVANRDLKSLMSDKQFFDYPKPVNLVKQALILGSNANDLILDFFAGSSTTAHAVMQLNAEDNGNRRFICVQLPELTDEKSEAYKAGFHNIAEISKERIRRAGSQILQKNDENRPLEGRVGILAHQNNSEMVGKDAHPTDIGFKVFKLTDSHFKQWQSPTVENLSEQLEMFIDNVKDNAEPQAMLYEILLRLGLKLTAKVRWENGVFWIEDEKSQHYAILLERIDEALLADVIAQQPLKVVALDRLFAGNDALKKNAELQMKDAAVAFFVI; encoded by the coding sequence GTGGAAGAAAGCGTAAATTTCGAGCAGACGCAAAATATTTTTATTGAGGGTGAAAACCTTGAGGTATTGAAAGCGTTGCAGAAATCCTATTTCAATTCGGTCAAAATGATCTATATTGACCCACCCTACAATACAGGTAGCGACTTTGTTTACAACGACAACTTCGCCCAAACTCAAGCCGACTATCAAACCCAAACAGGCGAAATCGGTGAAGATGGTTTGCTTAAAAAAGCGTTTCGCAAAAATAGTAAAGAAAATGGACATTATCACAGCAATTGGCTGAATATGATGCTTCCACGTTTACATCTCGCCCGCAATTTGCTGAAAGATGATGGCGTGATTTTTATCTCCATTGATGATAACGAACAAGCACAACTGAAATTATTATGTGATGAAGTGTTTGGGGAAGAGAATTTTGTGGCGGATGTGATTTGGAAGAAGAAATATGGTATTCAAAATGATGCGAAATTCTTTTCAACCAATCATGATTTTGTATTAGTTTATGCAAAAAGTATTACTGAATATCGCCAAAATTTATTGCCGAGAACAGAAGAACAAGATAAACGCTATACCAATCGAGACAATGATCCACGCGGAGCATGGAAAGCTGGAGATTTATCCGTTGGACGAATTACAGAAAAGGATATTTATGAAATCACAACACCCAGTGGTAGGAAAGTCTTGCCTTCTAATGGTAGAAGTTGGGTTGTTTCACAAGAAAAATTTTTTGAATTAGTTGCTGATAATCGTATTTGGTTTGGTGAAAAAGGTGATAATGTACCAAGTATTAAACAATTTCTATCCGAAGTAAAACAAGGTAGAACCAGTTCAACTATTTGGGAGTACACCGAAGTTGGACATACTGACGTTGCTAATCGTGATTTGAAAAGTTTGATGAGTGATAAGCAATTTTTTGATTATCCAAAGCCAGTTAATTTAGTAAAACAAGCATTAATCCTTGGGTCTAATGCAAATGATTTAATCCTTGATTTCTTCGCAGGGAGTTCAACAACCGCCCACGCCGTAATGCAACTTAACGCCGAAGATAATGGCAATCGCCGCTTTATTTGCGTACAACTGCCTGAATTAACCGATGAAAAATCCGAAGCCTACAAAGCAGGGTTTCACAATATTGCTGAAATTTCCAAAGAACGTATTCGCCGAGCAGGCTCACAAATTTTGCAAAAAAATGATGAAAATCGACCGCTTGAAGGTAGGGTGGGCATCCTTGCCCACCAAAACAATTCGGAAATGGTGGGCAAGGATGCCCACCCTACGGATATTGGTTTTAAGGTTTTCAAACTCACCGACAGCCATTTCAAACAATGGCAATCGCCCACAGTGGAAAACCTTTCTGAACAACTGGAAATGTTTATCGACAACGTTAAAGACAACGCCGAACCGCAAGCGATGTTATATGAAATTTTGTTGCGTTTAGGGCTAAAATTAACCGCAAAAGTGCGGTGGGAAAATGGCGTGTTTTGGATTGAAGATGAAAAATCACAACATTATGCGATTTTATTGGAACGCATTGATGAAGCCTTGTTGGCGGATGTGATTGCACAACAACCGCTAAAAGTGGTGGCGTTAGATCGTCTTTTTGCGGGGAATGATGCGTTAAAGAAAAATGCTGAATTGCAGATGAAAGATGCAGCAGTGGCGTTTTTTGTGATTTAG
- the infB gene encoding translation initiation factor IF-2 has translation MTDDVKQPAAPKKLSLQRRTKTTVNSTTTTGKSKEVQVEVRKKRTVPTEATRKAEEQARLKAKAEEERKAAEQAKKAQAEKEAQEKARAQSEKLAQEKAAKALDPEKEKRKAEEAELRRKAEELARQKAEEQARRAAEEAKRYAELADSDNDNITEDYTDYHLTSSYALEAEDEEERRKEGRGRGKNKVAKAKKGGRDDENTKSERESHRRNQKDIKGKGKNGKKGSSLQQGFTKPAAPVNRDVVIGETITVAELANKMAVKATEIIKTMMKMGEMVTINQVIDQETAQLVAEEMGHKVILRKENELEESVLEDRDVNAEKVTRAPVVTIMGHVDHGKTSLLDYIRKAKVAAGEAGGITQHIGAYHVETEDGKMITFLDTPGHAAFTSMRARGAKATDIVVLVVAADDGVMPQTIEAIQHAKAAGVPIVVAVNKIDKPEANPDRIEQELLQHEVIAEKFGGDTQFVYVSAKKGTGVDELLDAILLQSEVLELTAVKEGMASGVVIESYLDKGRGPVATILVQSGTLHRGDIVLCGFEYGRVRAMRDEDGKDIDAAGPSIPVEVLGLSGVPAAGDEATVVRDEKKAREVALYRQGKFRDVKLARQQKAKLENMFSNMAEGDVAELNVIVKADVQGSVEAIVQSLQELSTAEVKVKVVGSGVGGITETDATLAAASNAIVIGFNVRADASARRIIENENIDLRYYSIIYELLNEIKAAMSGMLQPEFKQEIIGLAEVRDVFRHPKFGAIAGCMVTEGVVKRNNPIRVLRDNVVIFEGELESLRRFKDDVSEVRNGMECGIGVKNYNDVKVGDQIEVFEVVEVKRTI, from the coding sequence ATGACAGATGATGTAAAACAACCCGCAGCGCCTAAAAAGTTGAGTTTACAACGTAGAACGAAAACGACAGTAAACAGTACAACGACAACAGGTAAAAGCAAAGAGGTTCAAGTTGAGGTGCGTAAAAAACGCACCGTGCCGACCGAAGCGACAAGAAAAGCGGAAGAACAAGCTCGCTTGAAAGCCAAAGCGGAAGAAGAAAGAAAAGCGGCGGAGCAAGCGAAAAAAGCGCAAGCAGAAAAAGAAGCACAAGAAAAAGCGCGTGCACAAAGCGAAAAATTAGCGCAAGAAAAAGCGGCAAAAGCCCTTGATCCAGAAAAAGAAAAGCGCAAAGCGGAAGAAGCAGAATTGCGTCGTAAAGCGGAAGAGTTAGCACGTCAAAAGGCAGAAGAGCAAGCGCGTCGTGCTGCCGAAGAAGCAAAACGCTATGCTGAATTGGCAGATTCTGACAACGATAATATAACAGAAGATTACACAGATTATCATTTAACCTCCAGCTATGCTTTGGAAGCGGAAGATGAAGAAGAACGCCGCAAAGAAGGTCGTGGTCGAGGTAAAAATAAAGTCGCGAAAGCGAAAAAAGGCGGTCGTGATGATGAAAATACTAAAAGTGAACGTGAATCTCATCGTCGCAATCAAAAAGATATAAAAGGAAAAGGCAAAAACGGTAAGAAAGGCAGCAGTTTACAACAAGGCTTTACCAAACCTGCGGCGCCGGTTAACCGTGATGTGGTGATCGGTGAAACGATTACGGTTGCCGAACTTGCCAATAAAATGGCGGTAAAAGCCACGGAAATCATCAAAACCATGATGAAAATGGGCGAGATGGTGACTATTAACCAGGTGATTGATCAAGAAACTGCCCAATTAGTGGCAGAAGAAATGGGACATAAAGTTATTTTACGCAAAGAAAACGAGTTGGAAGAGTCCGTATTGGAAGATCGTGATGTCAATGCGGAAAAAGTAACGCGTGCGCCAGTTGTGACGATTATGGGGCACGTTGACCATGGTAAAACCTCGTTACTTGACTATATTCGTAAAGCGAAAGTGGCAGCAGGTGAAGCCGGCGGGATTACTCAACATATCGGTGCCTACCACGTTGAAACCGAAGACGGTAAGATGATTACCTTCTTAGATACTCCGGGACACGCGGCGTTTACCTCTATGCGCGCGCGCGGTGCGAAAGCGACGGATATTGTGGTTCTTGTGGTGGCAGCGGATGATGGTGTGATGCCACAAACGATTGAAGCTATTCAACACGCGAAAGCCGCAGGTGTGCCGATTGTGGTAGCGGTGAATAAAATTGATAAACCAGAAGCTAATCCGGATCGTATAGAACAAGAATTGTTACAACATGAAGTGATTGCAGAAAAATTTGGTGGCGATACGCAATTTGTTTATGTGTCGGCGAAAAAAGGAACCGGCGTTGACGAATTGTTGGATGCGATTTTGTTGCAATCTGAAGTGCTTGAGCTTACTGCGGTGAAAGAGGGGATGGCAAGTGGTGTGGTGATCGAATCTTATTTGGATAAAGGTCGTGGTCCGGTGGCGACAATTCTTGTGCAATCCGGTACTTTACATCGTGGTGATATCGTACTTTGCGGCTTTGAATACGGTCGTGTGCGTGCCATGCGTGATGAAGACGGAAAAGACATTGATGCAGCAGGTCCATCAATTCCGGTGGAGGTTCTTGGTTTATCCGGCGTTCCAGCCGCGGGGGATGAAGCAACAGTTGTGCGTGATGAGAAAAAAGCGCGTGAAGTGGCATTGTATCGTCAAGGTAAATTCCGTGATGTGAAACTTGCTCGTCAGCAAAAAGCGAAGCTCGAAAATATGTTCAGCAATATGGCAGAGGGTGATGTCGCGGAATTGAACGTTATCGTTAAAGCGGATGTTCAAGGTTCAGTTGAAGCGATCGTTCAATCCTTACAAGAACTTTCAACTGCTGAAGTGAAAGTGAAAGTGGTGGGATCTGGTGTCGGTGGAATTACTGAAACGGATGCGACCCTTGCGGCGGCTTCAAATGCGATTGTGATTGGCTTTAACGTGCGTGCTGATGCTTCAGCGCGTCGTATTATCGAAAACGAAAATATCGATTTGCGTTATTATTCAATTATTTATGAGTTATTAAACGAAATTAAAGCAGCAATGAGCGGTATGTTGCAACCTGAATTTAAACAGGAAATTATCGGTTTAGCAGAAGTGCGCGACGTATTCCGTCATCCGAAATTTGGTGCGATTGCAGGTTGTATGGTCACCGAAGGTGTCGTGAAACGTAATAACCCAATCCGTGTATTGCGTGACAACGTGGTCATCTTTGAAGGCGAGTTAGAATCTCTCCGTCGTTTCAAAGACGACGTTTCCGAAGTACGTAACGGTATGGAATGTGGTATTGGTGTGAAAAACTACAATGACGTAAAAGTTGGCGACCAAATCGAGGTATTCGAAGTGGTTGAGGTTAAACGTACCATTTAG
- the nusA gene encoding transcription elongation protein NusA: protein MSKELLLAAEAVSNEKLLPREKIFEALESAIALSTKKKYEQEIDVRVVIDRKTGEFDTFRRWLVVENVTNPTKEITLEAAQFENPEVQLGDYIEDQIDSVAFDRITMQTVRQVISTKIREAERNKVVEQFISHEGSIVTGTVKKVNRENIILDLGQQAEAVILREDMLPRENFRPGDRVRGVLYKVNPESKGAQLFVTRAKPEMLIELFRIEVPEIGEELIEIKGAARDPGSRAKIAVKSNDKRIDPVGACVGMRGARVQAITNELGGERVDIVLWDDNPAQFVINAMAPADVSSIVVDEDTHLMDIAVEAANLAQAIGRNGQNVRLATQLTGWTLNVMTTDELNQKHQAEDNKVLKLFMNALEIDEEFAHILVEEGFSTLEELAYVPVSELTAIDGLEDEDLVEELQTRAKNVLTAQALAEEEALKQAQIEDRLLDLDGMNRHIALKLAEKQITTLEELAEQGVDDLADIEDLTSEQAADLIMAARNICWFSE from the coding sequence ATGAGTAAAGAATTGCTATTGGCCGCCGAAGCGGTGTCGAATGAAAAGTTATTACCGCGTGAGAAAATTTTTGAAGCTTTAGAAAGTGCGATTGCGCTTTCTACGAAAAAGAAGTATGAGCAAGAAATTGATGTGCGCGTGGTGATCGATCGCAAAACCGGTGAGTTTGATACGTTCCGTCGTTGGTTGGTGGTGGAGAATGTAACTAACCCGACAAAAGAAATTACCTTGGAGGCGGCACAATTTGAAAATCCAGAAGTGCAATTAGGTGACTATATAGAAGATCAAATTGATTCGGTCGCATTTGATCGGATTACAATGCAAACTGTGCGCCAAGTGATTAGTACCAAAATTCGTGAAGCAGAGCGTAATAAAGTAGTTGAACAATTTATTTCACACGAGGGATCGATTGTGACTGGCACGGTGAAAAAAGTAAACCGTGAAAATATTATTTTAGATTTAGGTCAGCAAGCCGAAGCGGTTATTTTACGTGAGGATATGTTGCCACGTGAAAATTTCCGTCCAGGCGATCGCGTCCGCGGTGTCCTTTATAAAGTGAACCCAGAAAGTAAAGGGGCGCAACTTTTTGTTACCCGTGCGAAACCGGAAATGTTGATCGAGTTGTTCCGTATCGAGGTACCGGAAATCGGCGAGGAGTTGATTGAAATTAAAGGTGCGGCACGTGATCCGGGATCACGCGCGAAAATCGCAGTGAAAAGTAATGATAAACGTATTGATCCAGTGGGTGCTTGTGTGGGGATGCGCGGAGCGCGTGTGCAGGCAATTACCAATGAATTGGGAGGGGAGCGTGTTGATATTGTGTTATGGGATGATAATCCGGCACAATTTGTGATCAATGCGATGGCGCCGGCGGATGTGAGTTCTATTGTCGTGGATGAAGATACGCATTTGATGGATATCGCAGTGGAAGCGGCGAATTTAGCGCAAGCTATTGGACGTAACGGACAAAATGTGCGTTTAGCAACCCAATTAACCGGTTGGACATTGAATGTGATGACGACTGATGAACTTAATCAAAAACACCAAGCGGAAGACAATAAGGTATTGAAATTGTTTATGAACGCTTTGGAAATTGATGAGGAATTTGCGCATATTTTGGTAGAAGAAGGATTCTCTACTTTAGAAGAATTAGCTTATGTGCCGGTGAGCGAGTTGACTGCCATTGATGGGTTGGAAGACGAAGATTTAGTAGAAGAATTGCAAACCCGTGCGAAAAATGTGTTAACTGCACAAGCGCTTGCTGAAGAAGAAGCGTTGAAACAAGCACAAATTGAAGATCGTTTATTAGATTTGGACGGGATGAACCGCCATATCGCACTAAAATTGGCTGAAAAACAAATTACGACCCTAGAAGAGCTTGCTGAGCAAGGTGTTGATGATCTCGCGGATATTGAAGATCTTACTTCAGAACAGGCTGCTGATTTAATTATGGCGGCGCGTAATATTTGCTGGTTTAGTGAATAA
- the rimP gene encoding Ribosome maturation factor rimP produces the protein MATLEEKLQALLQGSVEDLGCELWGVECQRSGRFLTVRLYIDKEGGVTVDDCADVSRQVSAILDVEDPIADKYNLEVSSPGLDRPLFTLSQFERFVGEDIAVHLRIPVQDRRKWQGKLEKIENDMLTLIVDGQPQVLVFGNVQKANVIAKF, from the coding sequence TTGGCAACTTTAGAGGAAAAATTACAAGCTTTATTACAAGGTTCGGTTGAGGATTTAGGGTGCGAGCTTTGGGGCGTTGAATGTCAGCGTTCGGGTCGTTTTTTAACCGTGCGTTTATATATTGATAAAGAAGGCGGCGTGACCGTGGATGATTGTGCGGATGTGAGTCGGCAAGTCAGTGCAATATTGGATGTGGAAGATCCAATTGCGGATAAGTATAATTTAGAAGTATCGTCACCGGGATTGGATCGTCCATTGTTTACCTTGTCCCAATTTGAGCGTTTTGTTGGTGAGGACATTGCGGTGCATTTGCGTATTCCTGTGCAAGATCGCCGTAAATGGCAAGGAAAATTGGAAAAAATTGAAAATGATATGTTGACGTTAATCGTTGATGGGCAGCCGCAAGTTTTGGTGTTTGGTAATGTACAAAAAGCCAACGTCATTGCAAAATTTTAA
- a CDS encoding protein kinase-like domain protein gives MDNNMINQDVAEFSKRIEHLLQANPNERILRFEYEGQIFWLKQPEKLRGIWHLLKPNPKKAFVRETAILQRFMQMGAPVPKLVLSGEHFFVLEDGGATIADWLEEPQLSESQKMQILRDAIQALIDLHNRGFVHGRPALRDMTWKAGKVLFIDFESHSRSQNLLWKQVRDGLIFIHSLGRSKVLSDKQMRAAVDYYAQHCEAKTWQKTIDFVVKWRWLYRFLLMFKPIAKMDLIAIYRVFEHILPDLR, from the coding sequence ATGGACAATAACATGATAAATCAAGATGTAGCTGAGTTTTCAAAACGAATTGAACATTTATTGCAAGCGAATCCCAATGAACGGATTTTGCGTTTTGAATATGAGGGGCAGATTTTTTGGTTAAAACAACCGGAAAAATTACGCGGGATTTGGCATTTATTGAAGCCTAATCCCAAAAAAGCGTTTGTTAGGGAAACGGCAATTTTGCAAAGATTTATGCAAATGGGCGCACCAGTACCGAAATTAGTGTTAAGCGGTGAGCATTTTTTTGTGTTGGAAGATGGTGGGGCGACAATTGCTGATTGGCTTGAGGAGCCTCAATTATCTGAGTCACAGAAAATGCAAATATTACGGGATGCCATTCAAGCCTTGATTGATTTACATAACCGTGGTTTTGTACACGGGCGACCGGCGTTGCGCGATATGACATGGAAAGCGGGCAAGGTATTGTTTATTGACTTTGAATCTCATTCCCGCAGTCAAAATTTGTTGTGGAAACAAGTGCGTGATGGATTGATTTTTATTCACAGTCTTGGGCGCTCAAAGGTGTTAAGCGATAAGCAAATGCGCGCGGCAGTTGATTATTATGCGCAGCATTGTGAGGCAAAAACTTGGCAAAAAACCATTGATTTTGTTGTTAAATGGCGTTGGCTTTATCGATTTTTATTAATGTTTAAACCAATTGCAAAAATGGATTTAATAGCCATTTATCGCGTTTTTGAACATATTTTGCCTGATTTGAGGTAG
- a CDS encoding Protein of uncharacterised function (DUF1439) — protein sequence MRFYHILYSCLLFFSVSSSYAAPFSVSEEDINRQLEKQQHIKGQFGLPGLFGLSYQVLNLSTKIGQPRKNASK from the coding sequence ATGCGCTTTTACCACATTTTATACTCATGTTTACTTTTCTTTTCCGTTTCATCTAGTTATGCCGCCCCCTTTTCTGTCTCCGAGGAAGACATTAATCGCCAATTGGAAAAACAACAACATATCAAGGGACAATTTGGGTTGCCGGGACTTTTCGGCTTAAGCTACCAAGTGCTAAATTTATCTACTAAAATCGGACAACCGCGGAAAAACGCGTCGAAGTGA
- the yceB gene encoding Uncharacterized lipoprotein yceB precursor — protein MSGLLDGLFELQGKRFPAKLNLTMDTIPYYSSEKGEVYLRDIRILNWSSADGKYAQELQTIMPFLNKNLSALLNNTPIYTLDQSKARDTLIKKFAKGIKVEQGRLEVETK, from the coding sequence GTGAGTGGATTATTGGACGGTTTATTTGAATTGCAAGGAAAACGCTTTCCCGCCAAATTAAATTTAACCATGGACACCATTCCATATTATTCCTCGGAAAAAGGCGAAGTTTACTTGCGCGATATTCGGATTTTAAACTGGTCAAGTGCCGACGGAAAATATGCACAAGAATTGCAAACTATTATGCCCTTTTTGAATAAAAACCTTTCCGCCTTGTTAAACAATACGCCAATTTACACCTTAGACCAAAGCAAAGCGCGCGATACGCTCATCAAAAAATTCGCCAAAGGAATTAAAGTCGAGCAAGGTCGCCTTGAAGTAGAAACGAAATAA